The Actinoplanes sp. N902-109 genomic interval AGCCGCGCAGTGAGGCCGGCGCCTCGGCCACCCGGCGTGCTGCCGTGCCGCTGGGTGGCCGGGCGGCCTTGCGCCTCTCAGCTTGGCCGGGCCGGCTTGCCGCTGTCAGCCCGGCCGGGCGTGGCTCCGGTCGTCAGCTCGCCGAGCGGAACAGCTCGTCGCGGGTCACCCGCAACGCCACCGAGCCCGGTTCGCCCTCGGTGACCTCGTCGATCTGGTCACCACCGGCATACGTGTCGTTCGACAGCCACCCGGTGCCGTCGATGCGGACGTAGCCGGTCGCCATCAACTCCTCGGCAATCCCGGCCGCCACATCGGGACGTACCTGTGTGCCCGGCATCTGCACCGCGGTGACCGTACCGGCCTGTTGCCCGGCGGCGTCCGCGACCTCCATCCCGACGCCGACGCGGGCGACGGGGACTGCGCTCTCTGGTTGCATGCGCGGCGTTTTCCCCGCGGGCAGCCGGCCAAACGTCACCGCCTCGGCCCGGCAGCCGGCGTGCCCATGTTGACGGACCTTGTCGGCGCCTGCGCGAGCGCGGGTGAGGTTACCGCCGGGAGCGGATCGGATCGCTGCACGGGCAGCAAGGGATTCCCCGCTTGTTCTCGTCAAGTCAACACATTCATGGTGGTCGCATGATTCGACGATTGTTACCGGCCCTGCTCGCGGTCGGCGCGGGTATCGCCGTGCCGGCGACCCCGGCCAACGCCGCGGTGGACGCGGTCCGTACCCCGGCCACCCCGGCGTACACGATCAGCCTCACGAGCAACACCACCGGCGGCACCTGGACCGGGCACGAGAGCGTGTCGTTCAGCAACCCGTCGTCGTCCCCGCTGACCGAGGTCTACCTGCGGTTGTGGGACAACTACCACGGCAGCTGCCCGAGCACGCCGGTCACCGTCAGCAACGTCACCGGCGGCACACCGGCGGCGCTCAGCGTCAACTGCACCGCACTCAAGATCACCCTCCCGGCGCCGATCGCGCAGGGTGGTACCGGCAGCGTGGGCTTCGACCTGTCGATCGTCGTGCCCGACGGGATCGACCGCTTCGGCCACGACGGCAGCTACTACTTCATCGGGAACGCGCTCCCCGTGCTGGCGGTGCGCGACGCGGCCGGGTGGCACCTCGACCCGTACACCAACAACGGTGAGTCCTTCTACGCGCTGGCCAGCGACTACACCGTCACGCTGGACCACCCCTCGTCGATCTCGGTGCCGGCGACCGGCACGTCGACCGACAGCGCCGGCACCTCCGGCCGCACCATCACCAAGGCCGTGGGCAAGCAGGTGCGCGAGTTCGCCTGGGCGGCCGGTCCCTACGCCAAGATCTCCGGTACGACGGCAGCCGGCGTACGGGTCAATGTGTACCGGGTCAGCTCGATCAGCTCGAGCAACGCCACCTCGATGTTGAACACCGCGACCGCGGCCCTCGACGCCCACGCCTCCCGCTTCGGCGCCTACCCGTACGGGGAAGCCGACGTGGTCCTGGACAACGGCTACTGGTTCGGCGGGATGGAGTACCCGGGCTTCGTGCTCGACCTGGTCAGCACGACGGCACTGGCACATGAGCTGGCCCACCAGTGGTTCTACGGCATCGTCGGCGACGACGAGTACACCACGCCGTGGCTGGACGAGGGCTTCACCGACTACGCCACCGACCTGTACTTCAACAAGACCGGCAGCGGATGCGGCATCACCTGGCAGTCGTCGGCGGAGAAGCTGACGAACTCGATGGCCTACTGGGACGCGCACTCTAGCCGCTACAGCACCGTGGTCTACGGCTACGGCAAGTGCACCCTGCACGACCTGCGCCGGCTCATCGGCACGACGGCGATGACCAACCTGCTCAAGTCGTACGCCGGGGCGCACTGGTACGGCGTCTCGACGGTGGCCGACTTCAAGGCGGCGGCCCAGGCCGCAGCGGGCACCACCGACCTGACATCGTTCTGGGCGACGCACCGCGTGGAGGGCTGACATCGACGCGGGCCGGCCGGGCCTTCGCGCCCGGCTGAGCTGATCCGGCCTGGCGCGGGTCGCGGCGGGCTTGCGGAGCCGCGGATCGGCCGGTCCGCCGCACCGGGGAGAGCCGGCGGCGACAGGGCCGGCCTGAGATGCCGACCGGCCTGATGGCCGGTCGGCCCGTGTCCGGCCGCCTTGGTACGGGTGGCGGGTCGGCCCGTGTCCGGCCGCCTTTGCCACGCTCGGACGGCGCGCTGCTGGTCGTGCCCTCGCGCGGCGGCCCGCTTCTCGCCCGTACCTATGAATCACCATCGACCAAGCGGATCAACACGGGAAGATGAATTGATCTCGTACATAGAAACGCCGCTGCGAATTCCACGGGGGGAGAACTCGCAACGGCGTTGGAGAAACGCTATCGCGGTGTGGCCGTCCCGTCCAGCCGGGAAGCGCGGACGCGGAGCGGACAGGTCGTCGTGAGCCGTGCGCGGTCCCGCCCGCATGGGCGGTTATTTGCGCTCCGAGCTGCGGTTCTGCCATCGGCGCGATAGTCTCACGCCGTTGCGCTCGAGGAGGTGCGATGCCGCTGACGCCCGCCGACGTCCACAACGTCGCATTCAAGAAGCCCGCTATCGGTAAGCGGGGTTACGACGAGGAAGAAGTCGACGCGTTCCTGGACGAGGTGGAGCGCGAGCTCGCCCGGCTGATCGACGAGAACAACGAATTGCGGGCGTCACTCGGGCCCGGCCAGGAGCTCGCCGGTGACAGCGCCGACAGGTTGCAGGCCGAGGTCGCCGCCATGCGTGCGCGCATGGAGCGGGCGCTGCGTGAGAAGGCCGCTGCCGAGCAGGCCGCCACTCAGACGCAGGCGGAGTTGGAGCAGGCGCGCAACCAGGCCGGCGTCGCCGCGTCGCCGCTCGCGCTGCCCTCGTCGCAGCCGCCGCGCGTCCTCATGATGGCTCAGCGCACCGCCGACGAGCACGTCAACGACGCCCGCCGGGAGGCCGAGGACATCCTGGCCGAGGCTCGCGACCGCGCCGAGCAGACCGTGC includes:
- a CDS encoding M1 family metallopeptidase: MIRRLLPALLAVGAGIAVPATPANAAVDAVRTPATPAYTISLTSNTTGGTWTGHESVSFSNPSSSPLTEVYLRLWDNYHGSCPSTPVTVSNVTGGTPAALSVNCTALKITLPAPIAQGGTGSVGFDLSIVVPDGIDRFGHDGSYYFIGNALPVLAVRDAAGWHLDPYTNNGESFYALASDYTVTLDHPSSISVPATGTSTDSAGTSGRTITKAVGKQVREFAWAAGPYAKISGTTAAGVRVNVYRVSSISSSNATSMLNTATAALDAHASRFGAYPYGEADVVLDNGYWFGGMEYPGFVLDLVSTTALAHELAHQWFYGIVGDDEYTTPWLDEGFTDYATDLYFNKTGSGCGITWQSSAEKLTNSMAYWDAHSSRYSTVVYGYGKCTLHDLRRLIGTTAMTNLLKSYAGAHWYGVSTVADFKAAAQAAAGTTDLTSFWATHRVEG
- a CDS encoding DivIVA domain-containing protein → MPLTPADVHNVAFKKPAIGKRGYDEEEVDAFLDEVERELARLIDENNELRASLGPGQELAGDSADRLQAEVAAMRARMERALREKAAAEQAATQTQAELEQARNQAGVAASPLALPSSQPPRVLMMAQRTADEHVNDARREAEDILAEARDRAEQTVQEAVDRADAVDREARERHQQAVQSLGQKRSDMLREINGLTGLAEDYRQRLREALANHLLDLEAVPPAALER